In Pseudomonadota bacterium, the following proteins share a genomic window:
- a CDS encoding acyl-CoA thioesterase: protein MTEYLYRLDFQVRDYELDMQGIVNNSVYQNYLEHTRHEFLKEYGIDFAAFTRDRINLVVMRIEIDYKFPLQSGDRFWIGLNMHKESRLRFVFLQDIYRLPDDKPILKARATGTSLNQNGRPTVSVELEQAFAKLDLEK from the coding sequence ATGACAGAATATCTTTACCGACTGGATTTTCAGGTCCGTGACTACGAGCTCGACATGCAGGGGATCGTCAACAACTCGGTCTACCAGAATTACCTGGAGCACACCCGGCATGAGTTCTTAAAGGAATACGGAATCGACTTCGCCGCCTTCACCAGAGACCGGATCAACCTGGTGGTGATGCGGATCGAGATCGACTATAAATTCCCGCTGCAGAGCGGCGACCGGTTCTGGATCGGCCTCAACATGCATAAAGAATCCCGCCTGCGCTTCGTTTTCCTGCAGGATATCTACCGCCTCCCCGACGACAAGCCGATTCTGAAAGCAAGGGCCACCGGCACCTCCCTGAACCAAAACGGCCGCCCGACCGTTTCCGTGGAACTGGAACAGGCCTTTGCCAAGCTGGATCTTGAGAAATGA